Proteins from a single region of Limibacter armeniacum:
- a CDS encoding helix-turn-helix domain-containing protein, producing MAEDIIRIKSISELHQVLDHDKPKHPLISVINASEISLKKEMEGKKASADLYYVGLKSSECGMMYGRHHYDFEEGILVFTAPNQVVAATSEMDINTSEGWMLFFHPDLIRPFPLGENIEHFTFFSYDTHEALHLSDDEKHTLNDCVSRIKKEYEERIDNHSQKVIVSSLELLLHYCSRFYERQFNTRMAQNKDIVAKMEQVLKDYFSTGQLTEYGPPSIQYCAEKIHLSANYLSDLLKKETGRSAKDHINDFLIEKAKNKLLSTQDSIGEIAYMLGFNYPHYFSRLFKAKTGLTPQQYREIN from the coding sequence ATGGCAGAAGACATTATCAGAATAAAATCCATCAGTGAGCTGCATCAGGTACTTGATCACGATAAACCCAAGCATCCCTTGATTAGTGTGATCAATGCCTCAGAAATAAGTTTAAAAAAAGAGATGGAGGGTAAAAAGGCATCGGCTGATCTTTATTATGTGGGTTTGAAGAGCAGTGAATGTGGCATGATGTACGGAAGACACCATTACGATTTTGAGGAAGGGATCTTAGTCTTTACTGCTCCGAATCAGGTTGTGGCAGCTACTTCAGAGATGGATATAAATACAAGTGAGGGTTGGATGCTTTTCTTCCATCCGGACCTGATCCGACCATTTCCGTTGGGAGAAAATATTGAGCACTTTACCTTCTTCTCCTATGATACACATGAAGCATTGCACCTTTCAGATGATGAAAAACATACGTTGAATGATTGTGTCAGCAGGATAAAAAAGGAATATGAGGAGCGGATTGATAACCATAGCCAAAAGGTTATAGTATCAAGTTTGGAACTGCTGCTACATTACTGCTCTCGTTTTTATGAAAGGCAGTTCAATACCAGAATGGCTCAAAACAAGGATATAGTGGCAAAAATGGAACAAGTGTTAAAGGATTATTTCAGTACAGGACAGCTGACAGAATACGGTCCGCCATCTATTCAGTATTGTGCTGAGAAAATACACCTTTCTGCTAACTACCTGAGTGACTTGCTGAAGAAGGAAACCGGAAGAAGTGCCAAGGATCATATCAATGACTTTCTGATAGAAAAAGCAAAGAACAAACTTCTCAGTACGCAGGATTCCATAGGTGAGATTGCCTATATGCTGGGTTTTAATTACCCACATTATTTTAGTCGTTTATTTAAGGCAAAAACAGGTCTTACCCCACAACAGTATAGGGAAATAAATTAG
- a CDS encoding glycoside hydrolase family 3 N-terminal domain-containing protein: protein MKLLKTALGIAVGGAMFTLMGMQSKSPEMPPKDKTDQKVEKLLKKMTLEEKVGQMTQVTLEVISVGEGTAVASPHQLDEEKMRKMIVDYKVGSILNCAGMPHSKERWNEMISKMQEMATKQTRLGIPIIYGIDAIHGTNYTTGSTLFPQQVGLAATWNTELVEQAAELCAYETRASSIPWNFSPVLDLGIDPRWPRQWEGFGEDPYLSSEMGVAMVKGFEGDQLDKYHVASCLKHYIGYGAPQSGKDRTPAWIPERMMYELFVPAFKKAIDAGSRTIMINSGEVNGVPVHASHKLLTTLLRDELGFEGVAVTDWYDIWNLVERHHVAKDKKEAVKLAVLAGVDMSMVPYDVEFADLLIELVKEGTITEERIDLSVRRILKLKYELGLFENPVTNLADYKDFGSDKFIGIAKDAATESITLLKNNKNVLPLNKTAKVLVTGPNANSMRTLNGGWSYTWQGDRTDEFAKDKQTVLEAIQAKIGTENVLFEQGVQYVAGADYKTDEIVDINAVLDAADKADVILLCLGENSYTEKPGDLNDLTLSSNQIRLAQAAASTGTPVVLLLNEGRPRIINGFEGEMDAILQAFLPGNEGGVAIADILFGDANPSGKLPYTYPRNVNDLVPYYHKFSENLAHNDGNEYTDPFFNPQYEFGFGLSYTTFEYSDLKLAQKEINKNGELEVSIKLTNTGNREGKEVVQLYTTDLVASITPSVKRLKAFQKVALKAGESKTVTFSIPAKDLSFIGLENKPVLEEGTFKVTVGNLTEEFELVNSL from the coding sequence ATGAAACTATTAAAAACGGCATTGGGAATAGCTGTTGGGGGCGCCATGTTCACCCTGATGGGCATGCAGTCGAAGAGTCCTGAAATGCCACCAAAAGATAAAACTGATCAGAAGGTGGAAAAACTACTCAAGAAAATGACCTTGGAAGAAAAGGTCGGACAAATGACACAGGTAACGCTGGAAGTCATCTCAGTAGGAGAAGGTACTGCTGTAGCTTCCCCTCACCAATTGGATGAGGAGAAAATGCGCAAGATGATAGTGGACTACAAAGTAGGTTCTATCCTGAACTGCGCTGGCATGCCACATAGCAAGGAACGTTGGAATGAGATGATCTCCAAAATGCAGGAGATGGCAACCAAGCAAACGCGTTTGGGCATTCCAATCATCTACGGTATTGACGCTATTCACGGCACCAACTATACAACAGGTTCTACACTTTTCCCTCAACAAGTGGGATTGGCTGCAACTTGGAATACTGAACTTGTAGAGCAGGCTGCTGAGCTTTGTGCTTACGAAACAAGAGCTTCTTCCATTCCTTGGAACTTCAGCCCTGTACTGGATTTGGGCATTGACCCAAGATGGCCACGCCAGTGGGAAGGTTTTGGTGAGGACCCTTACCTTTCTTCTGAAATGGGCGTGGCAATGGTAAAAGGCTTTGAAGGTGATCAACTTGACAAATACCATGTGGCTTCTTGCCTGAAGCACTACATCGGTTACGGTGCCCCACAGAGTGGTAAAGACCGTACACCAGCATGGATTCCAGAGCGTATGATGTACGAACTGTTTGTTCCTGCATTCAAGAAAGCCATTGATGCTGGCTCCAGAACAATCATGATCAACTCAGGTGAGGTAAACGGTGTGCCTGTTCACGCAAGTCACAAGCTGCTGACTACCCTACTGAGAGATGAGCTTGGTTTTGAAGGTGTTGCGGTAACTGACTGGTACGACATCTGGAACCTTGTAGAGCGTCACCATGTGGCAAAAGACAAAAAGGAAGCGGTAAAGCTGGCTGTTTTGGCTGGTGTAGATATGTCAATGGTTCCTTACGATGTGGAATTTGCTGACCTATTGATCGAGCTGGTAAAAGAAGGTACTATTACAGAAGAGCGTATAGACCTGTCTGTTCGCCGTATTTTGAAACTGAAATACGAACTGGGCCTGTTTGAAAACCCTGTTACAAATCTTGCTGATTACAAAGACTTTGGTTCTGACAAGTTTATCGGCATTGCGAAAGACGCTGCAACAGAGTCAATTACCTTGTTGAAAAACAACAAAAATGTATTGCCACTGAACAAAACAGCGAAAGTACTGGTAACTGGACCAAACGCAAACAGCATGCGTACACTGAATGGTGGTTGGTCTTACACTTGGCAAGGTGATCGTACAGATGAGTTTGCTAAAGACAAGCAAACTGTACTCGAAGCTATTCAGGCTAAGATCGGTACTGAAAATGTACTGTTTGAGCAAGGCGTACAATATGTAGCAGGTGCTGATTACAAAACAGACGAGATTGTTGACATCAACGCTGTATTGGATGCAGCTGACAAAGCTGATGTAATCCTGCTTTGCCTTGGTGAAAACTCTTATACTGAGAAGCCAGGTGACCTAAATGACCTGACACTTTCATCAAACCAAATTAGACTGGCTCAAGCTGCTGCTTCAACTGGAACGCCAGTAGTATTGCTGCTGAACGAAGGCAGACCAAGAATCATCAACGGTTTTGAAGGTGAGATGGATGCTATCTTACAAGCTTTCCTTCCAGGCAACGAAGGTGGTGTAGCTATTGCTGACATCCTGTTCGGTGATGCCAACCCTAGTGGTAAACTGCCTTACACTTACCCTAGAAACGTGAATGACCTGGTACCATACTACCACAAGTTCTCTGAGAATCTGGCACATAATGACGGTAACGAATACACTGATCCGTTCTTCAACCCTCAATATGAGTTCGGTTTCGGTTTGAGCTATACAACTTTTGAATATAGCGATCTGAAATTGGCGCAGAAGGAAATCAACAAAAATGGTGAGCTGGAAGTAAGCATTAAGCTGACAAACACAGGAAACAGAGAAGGTAAGGAAGTAGTACAACTTTACACTACTGACCTTGTTGCGTCAATCACTCCTTCAGTGAAAAGACTGAAAGCATTCCAGAAAGTAGCACTGAAAGCAGGTGAGAGCAAAACTGTTACATTCAGCATTCCTGCCAAAGACCTTTCATTTATCGGACTTGAAAACAAGCCGGTACTGGAAGAAGGCACTTTCAAGGTAACTGTAGGCAACCTGACTGAAGAGTTCGAGTTGGTTAACTCACTGTAA
- a CDS encoding carbohydrate-binding protein, protein MKRIYLKMKCVLIIVLALLCINTVNNYAQTVSVWLTKADQSAKLQQQGAISFTANSGSSANTITLDEQTTYQTIEGFGFALTQGSAQALSTLNSSTRSALLNELFNPTSGNAISIVRISIGASDLSNSVYTYNENSGDVNMNNFSLAGPDQDYLIPILQQILSINPSIKVLATPWTAPTWMKTNGTWIGGSLNSAYYGAYANYFVKYLDAMAALGINVWAITPQNEPENPYNEPSMLMNSTEQKSFINGHLGPAIAASGHGTKIIAFDHNCDNTAYPIDVLNGSSYVDGAAFHLYAGNISAMSTVRNQTGKNVYFTEQFTSSNGSFGGDLGWHMNNVVIGSLRNWSKSVIEWNLANNSSLGPKTPGGCSECLGAITVNGSSSFTRNVSYYIISQVSKFVQPGAVRFATNTPSTLANVAMKNPDGSKVLLVHNTGGGAITFKVVSGSDAFSYTLDGGAVVTFKWSGQSGGGTTTINAYSTIEAENYSSESGTQLESCSDTGGGQDVGWIDAGDYLNYNQVDFGSGAASVEVRMASDASYTGSIEFRLGSTTGTLIGTLSTNNTGGWQSWETRSVNVSGASGVQNLYLVFNGGSGIANLNWFKFNATPTSSGIISGATYRLVNRLSGKSLDVQDVSTANGARIQQWDWSSGQNQQWIVTSVGGGYYSLSALHSGKALDVVDVSQANGAEIQQWDWSSGDNQKWQFVDAGSGYFRLRVLHSNKVLDIENNSTANGAKVVQWTESTSDQGQQWTLELINANGNARLAGNLQKSVAEVSVFPNPSSFEMEIRFEAENIKTIEVYTIDGRLMLSKQFKANERILLNKALLGHGMFIARCLDGNRLVDSVPILFR, encoded by the coding sequence ATGAAACGCATTTACTTGAAAATGAAATGTGTATTGATCATAGTGCTGGCTTTACTATGCATCAATACAGTAAACAACTATGCCCAGACAGTTTCTGTTTGGTTGACAAAAGCCGACCAAAGTGCAAAATTGCAACAGCAAGGGGCAATCTCATTTACTGCCAATTCAGGTTCCAGTGCCAATACGATTACATTGGATGAGCAGACCACCTACCAAACCATTGAAGGATTTGGTTTTGCCTTGACACAAGGAAGCGCACAGGCACTGAGCACGCTCAACAGTTCAACCCGTTCGGCATTGCTCAATGAACTTTTTAACCCTACCTCTGGTAATGCAATATCCATTGTCCGCATCAGTATTGGAGCATCTGATCTCAGTAACTCTGTGTACACCTACAATGAGAACTCAGGGGATGTTAACATGAATAACTTCAGCCTAGCTGGACCCGATCAGGATTACCTGATTCCCATTTTGCAGCAGATTTTGTCGATTAATCCTTCCATAAAAGTACTGGCAACCCCATGGACGGCACCAACCTGGATGAAAACCAATGGAACATGGATAGGAGGGAGCCTCAATTCGGCTTACTATGGTGCTTATGCCAACTATTTTGTAAAGTATTTGGATGCCATGGCAGCTCTGGGAATCAATGTTTGGGCTATCACGCCACAGAACGAACCTGAAAACCCCTACAATGAGCCAAGTATGCTGATGAACTCCACAGAACAAAAATCCTTTATCAATGGTCATCTGGGACCTGCCATTGCCGCTTCTGGACATGGCACCAAGATTATTGCATTTGACCATAACTGTGACAATACTGCTTACCCAATTGATGTACTAAATGGCAGTTCTTATGTGGATGGTGCAGCTTTCCACTTGTATGCCGGAAATATCTCTGCCATGTCTACTGTAAGAAACCAGACGGGCAAGAATGTGTATTTCACGGAGCAGTTTACCAGTTCAAACGGGAGTTTTGGTGGTGATTTGGGTTGGCATATGAACAATGTGGTCATCGGTTCTTTGAGAAATTGGTCAAAGTCGGTCATAGAATGGAACCTTGCTAACAATTCCAGTTTGGGACCGAAAACGCCAGGAGGCTGTTCTGAGTGTCTTGGAGCGATTACTGTAAACGGCAGCAGCTCCTTTACCCGAAACGTCTCTTACTATATCATAAGTCAGGTATCCAAGTTTGTACAGCCGGGAGCAGTGAGGTTTGCAACCAATACCCCAAGTACCTTGGCAAACGTAGCAATGAAAAACCCTGATGGCTCAAAGGTTTTACTGGTACACAATACAGGAGGAGGGGCTATCACCTTTAAAGTAGTTTCAGGATCAGATGCATTCAGCTATACACTGGATGGTGGTGCAGTGGTGACCTTTAAGTGGTCAGGTCAGAGCGGAGGAGGTACTACTACTATCAATGCATATTCGACAATTGAGGCTGAAAACTACTCATCTGAAAGTGGTACACAACTGGAAAGTTGCAGCGATACAGGTGGAGGTCAGGATGTAGGCTGGATAGATGCTGGTGACTATTTGAATTACAATCAGGTTGATTTTGGTAGTGGAGCTGCGAGTGTGGAGGTAAGAATGGCTTCAGATGCCAGTTATACAGGCTCGATTGAGTTCCGTTTGGGAAGTACCACAGGGACGCTGATTGGTACACTTTCCACTAACAATACGGGTGGCTGGCAAAGTTGGGAGACTCGGAGTGTCAATGTTTCAGGAGCAAGTGGGGTACAAAACCTTTATTTGGTATTTAATGGAGGTAGTGGAATAGCCAATCTTAACTGGTTCAAATTCAATGCTACACCTACATCAAGCGGTATTATTTCAGGAGCGACTTATAGGTTAGTGAACAGGTTAAGTGGTAAATCATTGGACGTGCAGGACGTTTCTACTGCCAATGGGGCAAGGATTCAGCAATGGGATTGGAGCAGTGGTCAGAACCAGCAGTGGATTGTAACAAGCGTAGGAGGGGGATATTATAGCTTATCTGCCTTGCATAGTGGTAAAGCGTTGGATGTAGTGGATGTTTCACAAGCCAATGGTGCTGAGATACAGCAGTGGGACTGGAGCAGTGGGGATAATCAGAAGTGGCAGTTTGTGGATGCAGGCAGTGGTTATTTCAGGCTTCGTGTATTGCACAGTAATAAGGTATTGGATATTGAGAATAATTCAACTGCCAATGGGGCAAAAGTGGTTCAATGGACTGAAAGCACTTCGGATCAAGGGCAGCAGTGGACATTGGAATTGATCAATGCCAATGGGAATGCCCGATTGGCAGGAAACCTACAGAAAAGTGTTGCAGAGGTAAGTGTTTTCCCTAATCCAAGCAGTTTTGAAATGGAAATCCGTTTTGAAGCGGAAAACATAAAAACGATTGAGGTTTATACAATTGATGGACGCCTTATGTTGAGTAAACAATTCAAGGCAAATGAGCGGATACTTTTGAATAAGGCTTTGCTGGGTCATGGAATGTTTATCGCACGTTGTCTGGATGGTAATAGATTGGTGGATAGTGTTCCAATTCTTTTCAGATAA
- a CDS encoding MgtC/SapB family protein: MEETLIVNTEKFQLTQMDFFIRLIVSTGIGFLIGLEREYASNPAKTEIFAGVRTFVFVVIFGYLSTLLSFFFTNWMILVALLATVVIVSLSYWVGSNKGKVGGTTAFATLIAFLLGCTTFLGFIEISLAVTVILLVFLSLKGTLHNFIRQITQEEIFALIKFVVIALLILPFLPDKELGPFEVINPREIGWVIILTSGIGFVGYLLMKFLGRDKGILLTGIVGGLVSSTVVAWVFSKKSKKIQGLSRHCAVAILAASTIMTIRVFVWVIIFKQALLPKLTIPLLLIFLAGFGIAYYFYKKQEPSSEMKTDFPLGEPLNLKEAFFFGFIYTGILLLVSYANSQFGTKGIYISSAIASLTDIDAITISISKLAGNAVPLLTAQNVILLATLCNTLVKIGISLSFGSNLLRKYILMGFGLMFLAGIMGFVIINS, encoded by the coding sequence ATGGAGGAAACGTTAATCGTCAATACCGAAAAATTTCAACTCACTCAGATGGATTTTTTTATCCGGCTGATCGTATCGACAGGCATTGGTTTTCTTATAGGTCTGGAACGGGAATATGCTTCCAACCCTGCTAAAACAGAGATTTTTGCCGGAGTAAGAACCTTCGTCTTTGTTGTCATTTTCGGATATTTATCTACCCTCCTCAGCTTTTTTTTTACAAACTGGATGATACTAGTTGCTTTACTAGCTACCGTGGTCATCGTGTCTCTTTCCTACTGGGTTGGCTCCAATAAAGGAAAAGTTGGGGGAACTACTGCATTTGCCACATTGATTGCCTTTCTGCTCGGATGTACCACATTTCTTGGCTTTATCGAGATCAGTCTAGCCGTTACTGTGATATTGCTTGTTTTTTTGTCTCTTAAAGGCACTCTCCATAACTTTATCAGGCAGATCACACAGGAAGAGATTTTCGCCCTGATCAAGTTTGTCGTGATTGCCCTACTGATATTGCCCTTCCTACCTGATAAAGAACTGGGACCTTTTGAAGTCATAAATCCCCGTGAGATAGGTTGGGTCATCATTCTAACTTCAGGAATTGGGTTTGTCGGCTACCTGCTTATGAAGTTTCTTGGCCGTGACAAAGGGATATTACTTACAGGAATAGTGGGAGGACTGGTATCCAGTACGGTTGTCGCATGGGTATTTTCCAAAAAAAGTAAAAAGATACAGGGACTTTCAAGGCATTGTGCTGTGGCTATACTGGCTGCTTCCACCATTATGACGATTAGGGTATTTGTTTGGGTCATTATCTTTAAGCAGGCTCTACTGCCAAAACTGACAATTCCTTTATTGCTTATTTTTCTTGCAGGTTTTGGTATTGCCTATTATTTCTACAAGAAACAAGAGCCTTCCTCTGAAATGAAAACGGATTTCCCTTTGGGAGAGCCTTTAAACCTAAAAGAAGCCTTTTTTTTCGGATTTATCTATACAGGCATCCTATTGCTGGTCAGCTATGCCAACAGTCAGTTTGGAACAAAAGGTATATACATTTCAAGTGCAATAGCTTCTTTGACGGATATCGATGCCATTACCATTTCTATTTCTAAATTGGCAGGTAACGCTGTACCCCTGCTTACTGCCCAGAATGTGATCCTGTTGGCTACCCTTTGCAATACGTTAGTCAAAATAGGTATCTCCCTCTCTTTTGGCAGCAACCTGCTCAGGAAGTATATCCTGATGGGGTTTGGATTGATGTTTTTAGCCGGAATCATGGGGTTTGTCATTATCAATAGCTGA
- a CDS encoding VF530 family protein gives MMEEQKNNPLHGKKLADILEELVKHYEWSRLGYLIKINCFTSNPSIKSSLKFLRRTPWAKKQVEDLYIETFINRDNN, from the coding sequence ATGATGGAAGAGCAAAAGAACAATCCGCTTCATGGAAAGAAGCTGGCAGATATACTGGAAGAACTGGTAAAACACTACGAATGGAGCAGACTGGGGTATTTGATTAAGATCAATTGCTTCACCAGCAATCCAAGTATCAAATCAAGTCTCAAGTTTTTACGAAGGACTCCTTGGGCAAAAAAACAGGTGGAAGACCTTTATATTGAGACGTTTATCAACAGAGATAACAACTGA
- a CDS encoding YgaP family membrane protein has product MKKNMGIADRIIRIVIAAIIAVLYFTGTVTGTLGIVLIVLASVFVLTSLVSFCPLYTICGIRTCSVTR; this is encoded by the coding sequence ATGAAAAAGAACATGGGAATTGCAGACCGAATCATAAGAATTGTGATCGCTGCTATCATTGCTGTACTTTATTTCACTGGAACCGTGACAGGTACACTGGGAATCGTTCTTATCGTATTGGCAAGTGTATTTGTATTGACAAGCCTTGTCAGTTTCTGCCCACTTTATACGATCTGTGGAATCAGAACATGCTCAGTTACAAGATAA
- a CDS encoding succinylglutamate desuccinylase/aspartoacylase family protein yields the protein MDKICNQTSHRIHGLKRIIGHFKSDHPGPTLIFIGGIHGNEPAGVIALQNVLEEIRNKSISIRGSLYAISGNLWALENGERFQMQDLNRLWTSERIKELEMNHASTDNEDMSQQVSIYKTIRQILQSEPPPFYFFDLHTTSSQTAPFMTVNDSLLNRKFTQQYPLPMILGIEEYLDGPLLSYLNELGYVSFGFEAGQHDDPNSIQNHMAFIYLSLVYVNAIDKSSVDYKAYYRQLAKTTDFTHRIYEIYYRHKVCQEDSFHMQSGFQNFQKVGKSQLLALSNGNPITAKHKTRIFMPLYQQKGDDGFFLIRNIHPIFLSLSTLARKWKLDHLLPLLPGIKWASNHHNALIIDRRTAFLFNKNLMHLLGYRSKKTDQKLMVIKNREAFSKREDYKDEPWYKSRK from the coding sequence ATGGACAAAATATGTAACCAGACATCCCATCGAATTCATGGACTGAAAAGAATTATAGGGCATTTTAAGAGCGATCACCCCGGACCTACCCTTATTTTTATCGGTGGCATACATGGCAATGAACCTGCTGGGGTGATCGCCCTGCAAAACGTTTTGGAGGAAATTCGGAACAAAAGCATCAGTATTCGGGGCAGTCTGTATGCGATCAGTGGTAACCTTTGGGCGTTGGAAAACGGAGAACGCTTCCAAATGCAGGACCTGAACCGCCTGTGGACATCTGAAAGGATTAAAGAGTTGGAAATGAATCATGCTTCTACAGATAACGAGGACATGTCCCAACAGGTAAGCATTTACAAAACCATTCGGCAGATACTTCAATCGGAACCTCCTCCCTTCTACTTCTTTGACCTTCATACCACCTCAAGTCAAACTGCTCCTTTTATGACTGTCAATGACAGCCTACTCAACAGGAAATTTACGCAGCAGTATCCACTACCCATGATATTAGGCATAGAAGAGTATCTGGATGGACCATTATTAAGCTATCTCAATGAGCTTGGCTACGTATCCTTCGGTTTTGAAGCAGGTCAGCACGATGACCCAAATTCTATCCAAAACCATATGGCTTTTATCTATCTTTCGTTGGTTTATGTCAATGCAATTGACAAAAGCAGCGTTGATTACAAAGCCTATTATAGGCAACTGGCCAAAACAACGGATTTCACACACCGCATCTATGAGATCTATTACCGCCATAAGGTCTGCCAAGAGGATTCCTTTCACATGCAATCCGGTTTTCAAAACTTCCAAAAGGTAGGCAAGAGTCAATTGCTGGCTCTAAGTAATGGGAATCCTATCACAGCAAAGCATAAGACCCGTATTTTTATGCCGCTCTATCAGCAAAAAGGAGATGACGGGTTTTTCCTGATTCGAAATATCCACCCCATTTTTTTATCGCTTTCAACACTTGCAAGGAAGTGGAAACTCGATCACTTGCTTCCATTATTACCAGGAATAAAATGGGCTTCAAATCATCATAATGCACTGATCATTGACCGACGAACGGCATTTCTTTTCAATAAAAACCTAATGCACTTACTGGGTTATAGAAGCAAAAAAACTGACCAAAAGTTGATGGTGATCAAAAACAGAGAGGCTTTCTCAAAAAGGGAAGATTATAAGGATGAGCCATGGTATAAAAGCAGGAAATAA
- a CDS encoding CBS domain-containing protein, with product MGDHSVNSNKTNREAHAQFIRNLLNDLSALDKMLERRLIERGITRIGSEQEFCLIDENWRPAKNYDKILSAIDDPHFTIELARFNLEINLDPIELKANCFSETAQLLHQFLDKARKATAQNNSKILLTGILPTISNNELELSYMTPSPRYEALNKVIKELRGSDFNLHIMGINELSITHDSVLFEACNTSFQIHLQISPEDFIHSYNWAQAIAAPVLAVSANSPLLLGRELWSETRIALFQQSLDTRSSSYALKNKQPRVTFGDAWATGSIADIFRSDISRHPILIEKNVESNSLEELEKSNIPKLQALNLYNSTVYRWNRPCYGTNNGKAHIRIENRYLPAGPTIADEIANFAFWIGLMIGRPKLSDQLPGLMDFRDAKANFVKAARTGIESVLIWKDRQIPAKELVLKELLPMAYAGLKEAKVSQEDIDHYLGIIEARTQGMNGAIWQVKSYRKLQKKLKQDDALLALTQSIYNNQLTDKPVHEWGIPESDYKPQVDSKQVGQVMSTQLFTVNENDLAELATNIMYWNNIHHVPVEDNSGKLVGLLTWSMMNHFLMQNDSDIYTVSDIMVKNVISVNIKTDIDEAIKLMQKHEIGCLPVIQNDYLVGIITRNDLTIPENGQNM from the coding sequence ATGGGAGATCATAGCGTAAATTCAAACAAAACCAACAGAGAGGCACATGCCCAATTTATCCGCAATCTGCTGAACGACCTGAGTGCCTTGGATAAAATGCTCGAACGACGGCTGATTGAACGGGGAATTACAAGGATCGGTTCTGAACAGGAATTCTGCCTGATTGATGAGAACTGGCGACCAGCCAAAAATTATGACAAGATACTCTCCGCCATTGATGACCCTCACTTTACAATCGAACTTGCCCGATTCAACCTCGAAATCAACCTGGACCCCATCGAACTAAAAGCCAATTGTTTTTCTGAAACAGCCCAGCTATTGCACCAGTTTCTGGATAAAGCCAGAAAAGCCACAGCACAAAACAACTCAAAAATACTCCTTACAGGTATCCTTCCCACCATCAGCAACAATGAGCTGGAGTTATCCTATATGACCCCTTCTCCCAGATATGAAGCTTTGAACAAGGTAATCAAGGAACTGCGAGGGAGTGATTTCAATCTTCACATTATGGGTATTAACGAACTTTCCATTACCCATGATTCCGTCCTGTTTGAGGCCTGCAATACCAGTTTTCAGATTCACCTGCAAATTTCTCCCGAAGACTTTATACACAGCTACAACTGGGCACAAGCCATCGCTGCACCTGTACTGGCGGTCAGTGCCAACTCCCCACTCCTACTCGGTCGGGAACTATGGAGTGAAACCCGTATTGCACTGTTCCAGCAAAGCCTAGATACAAGAAGCTCTTCCTATGCCTTAAAAAACAAGCAACCTAGAGTCACATTTGGAGACGCATGGGCGACAGGTTCCATTGCTGATATATTCAGGAGTGACATTTCCAGACATCCAATCCTGATTGAAAAAAATGTGGAATCCAATTCACTGGAGGAACTTGAAAAAAGCAATATTCCAAAGCTACAGGCACTAAACCTGTATAACAGTACAGTTTACAGATGGAACCGCCCATGTTATGGTACAAACAACGGAAAAGCCCATATACGCATCGAAAACAGGTACTTACCAGCCGGACCAACCATTGCTGATGAGATCGCAAATTTTGCTTTCTGGATTGGTTTGATGATTGGCCGTCCGAAACTATCTGACCAATTACCAGGCTTGATGGATTTTAGGGATGCCAAAGCCAATTTTGTAAAAGCAGCAAGGACGGGTATCGAATCAGTATTGATCTGGAAAGACCGTCAGATTCCTGCCAAGGAATTGGTCTTAAAAGAATTACTCCCAATGGCATACGCAGGTTTAAAAGAAGCCAAAGTAAGTCAGGAAGACATTGACCATTACCTTGGTATTATTGAAGCCCGAACCCAAGGAATGAATGGGGCAATATGGCAGGTAAAAAGTTATCGGAAGCTACAGAAAAAGCTGAAGCAGGATGATGCTCTTTTAGCTCTTACCCAATCCATCTATAACAATCAGCTTACTGACAAACCCGTCCATGAATGGGGAATCCCTGAGTCTGATTATAAGCCACAAGTTGATTCAAAACAGGTTGGTCAGGTTATGTCAACGCAGCTTTTCACTGTCAATGAAAACGATTTGGCAGAACTGGCTACCAATATCATGTACTGGAACAATATCCATCATGTTCCGGTAGAAGATAATTCCGGTAAACTTGTTGGGCTTCTGACCTGGTCTATGATGAACCATTTCCTGATGCAGAATGACAGCGATATCTATACCGTATCGGATATCATGGTCAAGAATGTGATTTCCGTCAATATCAAAACTGATATTGATGAAGCTATCAAACTGATGCAAAAGCATGAGATTGGGTGTTTACCTGTGATCCAAAATGACTACCTCGTTGGTATCATCACCAGAAATGACCTAACAATACCTGAAAATGGACAAAATATGTAA